One Thermogemmata fonticola DNA window includes the following coding sequences:
- a CDS encoding Gfo/Idh/MocA family protein translates to MGTTSQTMPQLRVGMVGVGMIFEETYAPFFETAAETPLYDVATGPVQVQLAALVSRTGQRAARYLQHRANLFPSCQNLAGAQALKELLRQPLEVVCIATPDNRHYEPARCALAAGKHVLIEKPSVLNLSELDELVALAQRQGVLAKVVYHKLLDPDHKRLRTLVCDGILRHVNNGYCSLLEPKSISGSQFAEWIHGRNPATYVAVHYLKLIDFTFGPDWSLDRVTATGQRGLVGSPDGYTWDSVQLQVVYRHPDQREAAFDIHTSWVNPDNFPGYVEQEVQFRFDNGVWNAHQRKRGVEVTVEGHNPREFKITPNHHYNAEFLEPWGQRRRRGYGIEVLERFFREVAYVEYGGPPQQRDQRLRAMQQLDYNDLAADRRCVAIVQALEAILERAARGKTGCVVRVNGPDGGLVLYEPGCPEKVVLYAPSV, encoded by the coding sequence ATGGGAACTACGTCACAAACGATGCCTCAACTCCGCGTGGGAATGGTGGGCGTGGGCATGATATTCGAGGAGACGTATGCCCCCTTCTTCGAGACCGCGGCAGAGACGCCCCTTTACGACGTAGCGACCGGCCCGGTGCAGGTGCAGCTAGCTGCTTTGGTGTCCCGCACGGGTCAACGTGCTGCCCGATACCTACAACACCGGGCCAACCTCTTTCCCTCGTGCCAGAATCTGGCGGGTGCTCAAGCCTTGAAGGAATTGCTTCGTCAACCTCTTGAGGTGGTCTGCATCGCTACGCCAGATAATCGGCATTACGAACCAGCCCGCTGCGCCTTGGCAGCCGGCAAGCATGTGCTGATCGAAAAGCCCTCGGTTCTGAATTTGAGCGAACTGGATGAACTCGTTGCCTTGGCTCAGCGTCAAGGCGTGTTGGCCAAAGTCGTTTATCATAAACTGCTGGACCCGGACCACAAACGCCTGCGTACCCTGGTCTGTGACGGCATCCTGAGGCACGTCAACAACGGCTATTGCTCTCTGCTGGAACCCAAATCCATCAGCGGCAGCCAATTCGCCGAATGGATTCACGGCCGCAATCCGGCGACCTATGTCGCGGTCCATTACCTGAAGCTGATCGACTTCACCTTCGGCCCCGATTGGTCGCTGGATCGTGTGACGGCTACTGGCCAGCGCGGATTGGTGGGCAGTCCGGATGGTTATACGTGGGATTCGGTCCAACTTCAGGTGGTGTATCGACACCCCGATCAGCGGGAGGCCGCCTTTGACATCCATACCAGTTGGGTCAACCCCGACAATTTCCCCGGTTACGTGGAACAGGAGGTCCAGTTCCGGTTTGACAATGGGGTTTGGAACGCTCACCAACGCAAGCGGGGGGTTGAGGTGACGGTCGAAGGGCATAACCCTCGGGAATTCAAAATCACGCCGAACCATCATTATAATGCGGAATTTTTGGAGCCTTGGGGCCAGCGGCGCCGCCGGGGTTACGGGATTGAAGTTCTGGAGCGTTTTTTCCGGGAGGTAGCCTACGTGGAGTACGGCGGGCCACCCCAACAACGGGACCAAAGGCTACGCGCTATGCAGCAATTGGACTATAACGATCTTGCAGCAGACCGGCGATGCGTTGCCATCGTGCAAGCCCTGGAGGCCATCCTGGAACGTGCTGCACGAGGGAAAACCGGCTGCGTTGTCCGAGTCAATGGACCTGATGGGGGGCTGGTCCTTTACGAGCCGGGTTGCCCGGAGAAAGTCGTATTGTACGCCCCCTCCGTCTGA
- a CDS encoding aminotransferase class III-fold pyridoxal phosphate-dependent enzyme, whose product MTPARDSLSVGTAELSRRAENTSVLAEANGTTVSSADIAQDAGGLGWSIHTQPTLPPQIEHPEEPEGNRIRHVLHFGEPKSLRTYTPTQAALTRASGVLLWTADGRPLYDFTSGVLVANLGHYPRTWTRKWFALMGWPVPAEAGSADSNTTSQGEWWPSAASGPRPGIVPGNAEEFGLAVPLTAYNAMTAVEAHAVQALVQLLQSRPGGRRLEQVLWAASGSEAIQKALWAALAFQRDRPMILATRYGFHGKKGLAQAVTGCETDPERDPRVRFISFPMEECRDVRQRDQFFDPTPYERELQQVLHQFGRKIGTLITEPYLGGGGSFHPPKAYLQLLQRFCRENDILFILDEVQSNFGRTGSLFAFETYGLEPDIVVLGKGLGNGVPVAAAAGRADVFAALNYGDASDTYSAHPLGCAAVLATISEYQSRDVLAAMRPVSEQIEAGLVALREYPFVAAVRGEKGGMVWGVEMQDYDGRSASEWANAFVLAAYRGSGAKQPGVHLLGPLAKKVVRIAPPLVITAEQAQQALQILHLGARTLLHQKCLPCS is encoded by the coding sequence ATGACACCAGCCCGTGATTCCTTGTCGGTTGGGACCGCTGAACTGTCCCGTCGTGCGGAAAATACATCCGTCCTGGCCGAAGCGAATGGAACCACAGTGTCTTCTGCGGACATCGCCCAGGACGCAGGCGGCCTCGGCTGGTCGATTCACACCCAGCCGACGCTGCCCCCGCAGATCGAACACCCCGAGGAACCTGAAGGGAATCGGATCCGGCATGTCCTTCACTTCGGGGAACCCAAGTCCCTGCGGACCTACACCCCGACGCAAGCTGCCCTCACACGTGCCAGTGGTGTCCTGCTGTGGACTGCCGATGGCCGCCCCCTCTACGACTTCACCTCCGGTGTTCTGGTAGCCAATCTGGGACACTATCCCCGGACGTGGACACGGAAGTGGTTTGCCCTCATGGGCTGGCCTGTGCCAGCAGAGGCAGGTTCCGCTGACAGTAACACCACCTCCCAGGGGGAATGGTGGCCATCGGCAGCCTCCGGACCCAGGCCAGGTATTGTTCCTGGGAATGCGGAGGAGTTCGGCCTAGCAGTTCCACTGACGGCTTACAACGCGATGACGGCAGTGGAAGCCCACGCCGTGCAGGCTCTGGTGCAGTTGCTGCAATCCCGTCCGGGTGGACGGCGGCTGGAGCAAGTCCTGTGGGCGGCCTCCGGCTCGGAAGCCATTCAAAAGGCCCTTTGGGCGGCGCTTGCCTTCCAGCGTGATCGCCCGATGATCCTGGCCACCCGCTACGGCTTCCACGGCAAAAAGGGACTCGCCCAAGCCGTCACCGGCTGCGAGACCGATCCGGAACGTGATCCCCGCGTGCGCTTCATCTCGTTCCCCATGGAGGAATGCCGGGATGTCCGCCAGCGGGATCAGTTTTTCGACCCCACTCCTTACGAACGGGAATTGCAGCAGGTGCTTCACCAATTTGGGCGCAAGATCGGCACCCTGATCACGGAGCCGTACCTGGGAGGCGGCGGTTCCTTCCATCCTCCCAAGGCTTACTTGCAACTCTTGCAGCGATTCTGCCGGGAGAACGACATCTTATTCATTCTGGATGAAGTGCAATCTAATTTCGGCCGGACAGGATCGCTTTTCGCCTTTGAAACCTACGGTTTAGAGCCAGATATTGTGGTGTTGGGCAAGGGATTGGGCAATGGTGTTCCCGTAGCGGCGGCGGCAGGCCGAGCGGATGTATTCGCTGCGCTGAATTATGGCGATGCTTCGGACACCTACAGCGCCCACCCCCTCGGTTGCGCCGCAGTGCTCGCCACTATCTCGGAATATCAGAGCCGGGACGTACTGGCCGCGATGCGCCCCGTCTCCGAGCAGATCGAAGCCGGTTTGGTCGCGTTGCGGGAATACCCCTTTGTGGCAGCGGTGCGTGGCGAGAAAGGGGGAATGGTGTGGGGTGTGGAAATGCAGGATTATGATGGCCGGTCCGCCAGCGAATGGGCCAATGCTTTCGTTCTGGCTGCCTATCGCGGCAGTGGAGCCAAGCAACCAGGCGTTCATCTTCTCGGACCGCTCGCCAAGAAGGTTGTGCGGATTGCACCGCCACTGGTCATTACAGCGGAACAGGCGCAACAGGCTTTGCAAATCCTGCACCTCGGCGCTCGAACCCTCCTGCACCAGAAGTGCCTGCCATGCTCGTAA
- a CDS encoding metal ABC transporter permease, whose product MLVKALGQLVELLAQQSGAELFVVKGVLAVIIVCTLCGMVGSLVVGNRMAFFSDAMAHCAFAGVSLGYLGVLLTHADRSVATWVVPLVMVTFGIAAGIGMVYVRERTGLAHDTVIGVFFAFAIGFGAMLFQILAVKSSFNPEYFLFGNLVLIPDEDLFLLLLVLVLVAPLFAWRYNQIVFASFNTTLARTRGLPTRFNDYLFIVLLALVVNLSIKAVGALLINALLVVPAAAAANLARNLRQMFWLTIALCLGAGLLGFGLRNSVELRLGGGEPIPFGPSGLIVVLTVVFFFGTMVLRRVWNRLAPLLGCSSLPDHPTDHPPLHHETS is encoded by the coding sequence ATGCTCGTAAAGGCCCTGGGCCAACTGGTCGAACTGCTCGCCCAGCAAAGCGGGGCGGAACTCTTTGTTGTCAAGGGAGTGCTCGCTGTCATTATCGTCTGCACTCTCTGCGGCATGGTAGGCTCTCTGGTCGTCGGCAATCGCATGGCGTTCTTCTCCGATGCGATGGCCCACTGTGCCTTCGCCGGCGTCTCCTTGGGGTATCTCGGCGTACTGCTCACCCATGCCGATCGGAGTGTGGCCACCTGGGTCGTGCCGCTCGTCATGGTCACCTTCGGCATTGCCGCGGGTATCGGTATGGTTTACGTTCGGGAACGCACCGGCCTGGCTCACGATACGGTCATTGGAGTCTTTTTCGCCTTTGCCATCGGCTTCGGTGCAATGCTCTTCCAGATTCTGGCGGTGAAGAGCAGCTTCAACCCGGAGTACTTCCTTTTCGGCAACTTGGTCCTGATTCCCGATGAGGACCTATTCCTTCTACTCCTGGTACTGGTCCTGGTCGCGCCGCTCTTTGCCTGGCGGTACAATCAGATTGTTTTCGCCAGTTTCAACACGACTTTGGCCCGCACTCGCGGTTTGCCCACGCGCTTCAACGACTACCTGTTTATCGTGCTTTTGGCTCTTGTGGTCAATCTTTCGATCAAGGCAGTTGGGGCTTTGCTCATCAATGCGTTGTTGGTCGTACCGGCAGCCGCCGCGGCCAATTTGGCCCGAAATCTGCGGCAAATGTTTTGGCTCACGATTGCTCTGTGCCTGGGAGCCGGCCTGCTCGGCTTCGGGCTGCGTAACAGTGTCGAGCTACGCTTGGGCGGTGGAGAACCGATTCCCTTTGGCCCCAGTGGTCTCATTGTAGTGCTGACGGTCGTGTTCTTTTTTGGCACTATGGTCCTACGCCGGGTCTGGAACCGCCTCGCTCCGCTGTTAGGTTGTTCCTCTCTGCCGGACCACCCGACTGATCACCCTCCCCTGCACCACGAGACTTCTTGA
- a CDS encoding permease yields MDPTLLDFLLTFSAILWEAMPFIVVGAMVAGVLEEFLPQQFITRILPPRLLPSVMVGAGLGLVFPMCECGIVVVMRRLLRKGLPLACCIAYLLAGPIINMVVIFSTWFAFRDHKIGPEMVGLRCGLGFLVAVVTALIVHGQYRKYGADLLTPLAHPGPPGKSQSSTSSASGSAPRRSLFQRLSHISATALHDFVDITVFLILGAVLAAVAKQYIAPDEVERLSREAPLLVIAGMMLLAALMCLCSEADAFVAASFTSLHISGKLAFLVYGPMVDIKLMMMYTRIFRPRLILIILVAVTTQVFLYTAIVHLIYQLNGWTGLPG; encoded by the coding sequence GTGGATCCAACGCTTCTGGATTTTCTGCTCACCTTCAGCGCCATCTTGTGGGAGGCGATGCCGTTCATCGTGGTGGGAGCGATGGTTGCTGGGGTGCTGGAAGAGTTTCTGCCCCAGCAATTCATCACCCGCATTTTACCGCCCCGCCTACTCCCTTCCGTCATGGTAGGGGCTGGCTTGGGACTCGTTTTCCCGATGTGCGAGTGCGGAATCGTCGTCGTCATGCGCCGGCTGCTGCGTAAGGGACTTCCCCTAGCCTGCTGCATCGCCTATCTGCTAGCCGGGCCGATCATCAACATGGTTGTCATTTTCAGTACCTGGTTTGCTTTCCGGGATCACAAGATCGGACCGGAAATGGTGGGATTGCGCTGCGGCCTGGGGTTTCTGGTGGCCGTGGTCACCGCCTTGATCGTGCACGGACAGTACCGCAAGTATGGTGCCGATTTGCTGACTCCTCTGGCACATCCTGGCCCCCCAGGAAAGAGCCAATCTTCCACCTCCTCCGCCTCCGGCTCCGCCCCACGGCGATCCTTGTTCCAGCGACTCAGTCATATATCGGCCACCGCGTTGCACGATTTTGTCGATATCACAGTGTTTCTGATTCTAGGAGCCGTGTTGGCGGCTGTGGCCAAGCAATATATCGCGCCGGACGAAGTCGAGCGCCTGTCGCGGGAAGCTCCGCTCTTGGTCATTGCCGGTATGATGCTATTGGCAGCCCTGATGTGCTTGTGTAGTGAAGCGGATGCCTTTGTCGCCGCGAGCTTCACCAGCCTGCACATTTCGGGCAAATTGGCCTTCCTCGTCTATGGCCCGATGGTGGACATCAAGCTAATGATGATGTACACCCGGATTTTCCGCCCCCGGTTGATCCTGATCATCCTTGTGGCGGTGACCACGCAAGTGTTCCTCTACACCGCTATCGTCCACCTGATCTACCAGCTCAACGGCTGGACGGGTTTACCTGGTTAG